The following is a genomic window from Roseitalea porphyridii.
CGGCATATTTCTCCATGTTCGGCTTGATCACCACCGCGTCCGGGCACGCCTTGAGCGCCTTGAACATCGGCATGGCAGACTTCACGCCATTTATCCGCGCCACGTAGCACGCCGTTGAAACGACTCCCCGTCTGCCGCCGCCGATGATCACCGGCTTGTCGGCCAGATCGGGATTGTCGCGCTTTTCGACGGCTGCATAGAAGGCATCGCAATCGACATGGGCGATCGACAGCGCCGAAAGCTCGGCGTGGCGCGCCATGCGCGGGCTGCCGCAGCGGCGGCAGCGTCGCTCGTCAGCCTCGGCGGGGGCCAGGCAGTCGCGGCAGAAGGCGTTGTCGGCGCGCGGCATCGTCATGGCTTGAACATAGCACGAACGCCAAGCGGCCGTGAGCGCTTTGCGCGGTCAGACGAAGTCGCCGGGGCCGGGCACGGCGCCACCGGCGAGTTCCGCGTGGGCGCGCTGGACGGTCGCCGGCTCGATGCCGTTGTCGTCGCAAAAGCGCATCAGCGTGGGTTCATGCGCCAGGAGGAATTCGAGCACCCCGGCCAGAAACCCCGGCTCGCTCGCCGCCTGGCGCATCTGGCCGGGCTCGATGCCGGTCAGCGCACAGAAGCGGCTGATCATCTCGCCGTCGGCGGAAATCCAGGAAAGCGCCGCGATCGCGATCGACGACCCGTCTGCGTTTATCGCCGCGCCGTGCGCGGCCTGGTGATCGGACTGCCTTTGCATGCCGGCTTTCGCTCTTTTTCAATCAAATGCTTCTATAGCCAAGTCCGGGACGGCTTGGGCACAATGTGCCGTGCGGCGATTCTCTCACACAGACCGACCGCCAACGGGGTTCGATATGACAAAGACCGTGATGATCGTAGAAGACAACGAGCTCAACATGAAGCTCTTTCGCGACATCATCGAAGCCAGCGGCTACCAGACCGTGCGCACGCGCAACGGGCTCGAGGCGCTCGATCTGGCGCGGGCCAACCGGCCGGACCTGATCCTGATGGACATCCAGCTTCCCGAGGTCTCGGGCCTGGAAGTGACGAAATGGCTCAAGGCCGACGATGATCTTCATCCGATCCCGGTGATCGCGGTGACCGCCTTTGCCATGAAGGGCGACGAGGAGCGCATCCGCCAGGGTGGCTGCGAGGGCTATATCTCCAAGCCGATCTCGGTCCCTAAGTTTATCGAAACGATTCGCTCCTATCTTGGCGACGCCTGAGCGCCGCATGGCGCCGGCCGTTCGCGCATGGAGCCGACATGACCGCACGCATCCTCGTCGTCGACGACAACCAGCTCAATCTGGATCTGCTCAACGCGCGCCTGACGATGGAATATTACGAGGTCGCCACCGCGCTTGACGGCCATCAGGCGCTCGAGGCGCTGGCGCGTGAAAGCTTCGACATCGTGCTGCTCGACATCATGATGCCGGGGATCGACGGGTTCGAGGTCTGCCGGCGCATCAAGGCCGATCCGGGGACGATGGACATTCCGGTGGTCATGGTCACCGCGCTCGACCAGATGGAGGACCGCGTGCGGGGTCTTCAGGCCGGTGCCGACGACTTCCTGACCAAACCGGTCAACGAGCTTCAGCTGCTGGCGCGCGTCAAGAGCCTGACCCGGCTGAAGATGCTGACGGACGAATTGCGTCTGCGCGCCCACACCACGCGCGACATCGCCATAGAGGAACTGCTGCGGCGCCACGGCACAAAGCCCGAAGCCCGCGCCGAGGTGCTGCTGATCGACGAACGCGCCTCGGTCTTCGAGCGATACAGCGGCATTCTGCGCGGCGTCGCCAATCTGCACCACGTCAGGGATCCGCAGGAGGGCGTGCTCGCCGCCGCCGAGGGCGGTTTCGAGTGCGTGATCGTCTCGGCCGACTTCGCCACCTTCGATCCGCTGCGCGTGATCGCCCAGCTTCGCTCGCTGGATCGCACGCGCTTCCTGCCGATCATCCTGTCCTCGGACACCGAGAACGATACGCTGATCGCCCGCGCGCTCGAGCTGGGCGTCAACGATTTCGTCGTCCGCCCGGTCGACGCCAACGAATTCGTCGCGCGCCTGCGCACCCAGGTGCGCCGCAAGGCCTATCATGACGGGCTGCGCTCCAACGTCGCCGAATCGATCGAACTTGCCGTCACCGACGGGCTGACCGGCCTGCACAATCGACGCTATCTCGACACCCATCTTCAATCGCTCGTCGACCGCGCCCGCAAGCGCGGCCGCCCGCTGTCGCTGCTGATCACCGACATCGACCACTTCAAGGCCGTCAACGACACGCACGGCCACGATGGTGGTGACGAGGTGCTGCGCGAGTTCGGCCGCCGCCTGCGCGGTCAGGTACGCGGCCTGGACCTGGTCTGCCGGTTCGGCGGCGAGGAGTTCGTGATCGTCATGCCCGACACGTCGGCGGTGATGGCCGCCGAAATCGCCGAGCGGCTTCGGCTCGACGTCGCCGAGACGCCGTTCGCGGTCGGCGCCGACCGCTCGAAGATCGCGGTGACGGCCTCGCTCGGTGTCGCAACGCTCGATCCCTCATCCGCAGAAGATGGCGCGGCCCTGATCAAGAAAGCCGATCTCGCGCTCTACGAAGCCAAGAACGGCGGTCGGAACAAGGTTATTGCCAAGGCCGCGTAGATCGCCTGAAATGAGAAAACCGCCGGGGCAGGGCGCCACGGCGGTTTGCAGGAAAAGTCCAGGACGGGTGGGGCGAAGCCCTACTTGATCTTGGCTTCCTTGAACTCGACGTGCTTCTTGGCGATCGGGTCGTACTTCCGCTTGACCATCTTCTCGGTCATCGTGCGGCTGTTCTTCTTGGTGACGTAGAAAAAGCCCGTATCGGCCGTCGACTGCAGCTTGATCTTGATGGTTGTGGCCTTGGCCATGGTGATGCGCCTCTCGAACGGTGCCGGTGCTGTCGGACAAAAACAAAGCCGGCGCGCGCGAAGGCGGCCCGGCGTCTGGCGGCAGATGACCCATCGGCGGGAAAAAGTCAAGGCCGGCGGGCTGCTCAGGGAAACGCGCCGTCCGCCGGATATTCGACGATGCGCCGGCCGTTTCGAACCCGAAAGCAGGGCACCGGCGCGTCCGAGGCCAGAGCTGGATCGGCGCACAGCCGCTCGTGCGACAGCCGCATCATCACCCGCGTGATCTGGTGCACCGCGTCATCGTCCTCCCTCGGCAGAGGATACCAGCCGATGTCGGCCAGTTCGCCGTCGGTCGACGCATAATCGAGCCGGGCGCGGTCGACCGAGGCGAGGAAGAAGCGCGTGTCGTAGCGACGGACCTGACCGGGCGGGGTGATCGCCCGCGCCACATAGCGGATCGGCGTGCGAAGGGCCGCGCCCGCGAGCAGCAGGCCGGTTTCCTCGTGCGCCTCGCGCAGCGCGCATGTCCCGAAGGCGGCCGCCCGTCGCGATCGGCTGCGGCCGCCCAGCTCGTCGGCCAGCCGTTCGATGTCGGCTGTGGCCAGTGCGTCCGGCGTCCGCGCGAAGCTGTCGGACCGTTCGACCCTGCCACCGGGAAAGACGCGATTGTGCGCCATGAAGACATGGCCGCCCGAGCGTCGGCCCATCAGGAACAGCGGATCCTTGCCGGTCATGTCGGCCAGGATCAGCGAGGCGGCATCGGCGGGCCGGAGGGCGGGGCGCTGCGTCATCGGCGGGCCGGCATGCGATCGTCAGCCGTGCTGACGCGGATCGATGTCGGGGTCGGCGACGTCGTCGGTCTCGCCGCCGAAGCCGTGCATCCGGTTGGCCCATTGCAGGCCGATCACCGCGCCCTTGATCGGCGGGATCAGCGCCAGCGCCATGATGATCGTGACCGGGATCCACAGCGCCAGATGCGCCCAGCCGGGCCAGTCCGTCACGCGCTCGACGAGCAGGAAGCCGGCGACGACGATGTGGCCGACGATGAACACGTTCAGATAGGCCGGCAGGTCGTCGGCGCGGTGATGGAGGATTTCCTCGCCGCAATGGCCGCACCGGTCGACCGACTTCGCATAGGCGCGAAACAGGGCGCCCTCGCCGCAGTTCGGGCAACGACCCTTGGCGCCGCGCCACATCGCCGAGAACAGGGGCCGACGCGGCTCCAGGCCCGCGCCGCCGAAACTCTGCGTCCGGAACGTCCCGCTCATCGCTTGCCTTTCCCTCGGCCCGCGCGCTGGCTGCGCCGCGCGGGTCGCCCGCTGCGTTGTCCGCGTGTGGCCTTGTGGCGCGACTTCATCGTCTTGCCCAGATCGCGCGGATCGCTTTCCATGTCAAAGCGGATCGCGCCGGCCAGCGCCTGCACCTCGGCGAGCCGCACCTCGACCGCATCGCCCAGCCTGTAGCCCTGACCGGTGCGTTCGCCCACCATCGCGTGCAACGCCTCGTCGTGGCGATAATAGTCCTCGCCCAGCTTCGATGCGGGGATGAACCCGTCCGCGCCATAGGCGTCGAGCGTCACGAAAAGGCCCGAACCTGTCATGCCCGACACGCGCGCGTCGAACGTCTCGCCGACGCGCCCGTCCAGATGTTCGGCGATCAGCCGGTCGACCGTGTCGCGCTCGGCATTGACCGCACGCCGTTCGGCCGACGAGATCAGCCCGGCGATCTCGCGCAGCTGGTCGAGCTCCATCTCGGGCAGTTCGTCGCCGCCGTCGCCCAGACCGAGAGCCCGGATCAGCGCGCGGTGGACGATCAGGTCCGCATAACGCCGGATCGGCGAGGTGAAATGCGCGTAGCGCTTCAGGTTCAGGCCGAAATGACCGATATTGTCCGGCGAATACTCGGCCTGGCTCTGCGAGCGCAGCACCACCCCGTGCACCAGCGGCGAGTGATCGGTGTCCTCGACCCGATCGAGGATCGCGTTGAACGCCGACGGGCGGAGCTGGGCGCCGCGCGCCAGCGGGATGTCGAGGGTCTTGAGGAATTCGCGCAGCGCCTCCTGCTTGGCGAGCGCCGGCGCGTCGTGGATGCGGAAGACCAGCGCCTGCTTCTTCTTCTCCAGCGTCTCGGCGGCGGCGACGTTCGCCTGGATCATGCATTCCTCGATCAGCTTGTGCGCGTCCAGACGCGGCGGCACGACGACCTTGTCGACCGTGCCATCCTCGCCAAGCACGATCTCGCGCTCGGGAATGTCCAGCTCCAGCGGTTCGCGGTCCTTGCGGCCCTTCAGCAGACACCGGTACGCCGCCCACAACGGCTTGAGGATGGTGTCGAGCACCGGGGCGGCGGTCTCGTCGGGCGCGCCATCGATCGCCTGCTGGGCCTGCTCGTAGGACAGCTTGGCGTGCGAGCGCATCATGATGCGGTGGAAACTGTGCGTTGTCTTGCGCCCGCTCGCGTCGAAGACCATGCGCACGGCCATCGCCGGCCGGTCCTCGTTCTCGCGCAGAGAACACAGATCGTTGGAGATGCGCTCGGGCAGCATCGGCACGACACGGTCGGGAAAATAGACCGAGTTGCCGCGCTTCTGCGCCTCCCGGTCGAGCGCCGAGCCGGGCCGCACGAAATGGGCGACATCGGCGATCGCCACCGTGACGATGTGCCCGCCGGGGTTCTTGGGATCGTCGTCGGGCGCGCCATGGACGGCGTCGTCATGGTCCTTGGCGGTCTCCGGATCGATTGTGATCAGCGGCACATCACGCCAGTCCTCGCGCGGCGGCTTGAGCTTCGGCCGTTTCGCCGCCTCGGCTTCGGCCAGAACCTCGTCGGGGAAGATGTGCGGAATGCCGTGCGCGTGGATGGCGATCATCGAGACCGCCTTTTCGCTCTTCAGCGAGCCGATCACCTCGAGCACTTTCGCTTTCGAAAGCCCATGCCGGCCCGAGCGTGTCGTCTCGACCTCGACCAGATCGCCGGGTTTCGCCCCACCCAGATCGGCCTTGTCGACCTCCATCTCGCTCTGCTTGCGCTCGGTCGGCTCGATCCGGTAGCCGCCCTTGTCCGTGCGGCGAACGACGCCGAGCACGGCCGCCTTCTTCCTGTCGAGCCGCTTGATGACGCGGCCGGCATAGGCGCCGTCCTCGGCCTGTTCGCCGATGCGCGTGAGCACCCGGTCGCCGACGCCGGGCACGATCACCTTGGCGCGACCCTTCTTGGGCGGCGCGATGGCGATGCGCGGAACAGCGCCGCGTTCGGTGTCCCATTCGATCGGGCGCGCCAGAAGGCCGCCGTCCGGATCGCGGCCGGTCACTTCGAGCACCATCACGGGGGGCAGGGAGCCGGGCGTTGCAAGGCGCTTTCCGCGCTTTTCGATCAGCCCCTCTTCTTCCAGTTCGCGCAGCACGTGTTTGAGCGCGACGCGCGCGCCGCCCTTCAGCCCGAAGGCGCGGGCGATGTCGCGCTTGGTGGCCTTTTGCGGATTGTCGCGCACGAAGGCGGCGATCGCCTCGCGCGATGGCGTGCCTTTGGGGCGAGCGGCCTTACTCATCGGCCGAGGCCGAAGCGGCCGCCTTGCCCTTGCCTGTCGCCTTCTTCGGCGCCGCCTTCTTCTTGCCCGTCGCCTTTTTCTTTGCGCCGGACGGGCCCGCGACTTTCTTGCCCGCCTTTTCGGCGCGCGCGGCGATCAGTTCGACCGCTTTTGGCAGGTCGACGCTCATCGGGTCCGTGCCCTTCGGGATGGTGGCGTTGATCTTGCCATGCTTGACATAGGGCCCGTAGCGGCCGTCATGGACTGTGACCGGACCGCCCACTTGCGGATGCTCGCCAAGTTCCTTGAGCGCCGCCGCGCCGCGGCCGCGCGCGCCGCCCTTGGCCTTCTTTTCGGCGATCAGCGTGACCGCCCGGTTCAGCCCGACCGAGAAGACCTCCTCGACGCTTTCGAGGTTGGCGTAGGTGCCGTCATGCAGCACGAACGGGCCGTAGCGGCCAAGCCCGGCCGAGATCATCTTGCCGGTCTCGGGGTGGGCGCCGACGTCGCGCGGCAGCGACAGCAGCGCCAGCGCCTTTTCATGGTCGATTTCCTCGGGCTTCCAGCCCTTCGGCACGCTCGTGCGCTTGGCCTCCTTGCCTTCGCCTCGTTGCACGTACGGCCCGAACCGGCCCGTGCGCAGGGTGATCTCCTCGCCGGTGAACGGGTCCTTGCCGAGCACCTGCGGGCCGTCGGCGAAGGCATCGGCCTCGCCATTGCCTTCCTGGCCGAGCTGGCGCGTGTAGCTGCAGTCGGGATAGTTCGAGCATCCCACGAACGAGCCGAACTTGCCCAGTTTCAGGCTGAGCTGGCCGGTGCCGCATTTGGGACAGATGCGCGGATCGGATCCGTCCTCGCGCTTTGGAAAGACCAGCGGTTCGAGCCGCTCGTTGAGCGCATCGAGCACGTTGGCGATCCGCAGTTCCTTGGTCTCGTCGACATGGGCCGAGAAATCGCGCCAGAAATCGCGCAGCACGTCCTTCCAGGCAAGCTTGCCGTCGGAGATCAGGTCGAGCTTTTCCTCAAGGTCGGCCGTGAAATCATATTCGACGTAGCGCTCGAAGAAGTCCTGCAGGAACGCCGTCACCAGCCGGCCCTTGGGTTCGGGCACCAGCGCGCGCTTGTCCAGGCGCACATAGTCGCGATCCTTGAGCGTTGAGACCGTCGCCGAATAGGTCGACGGCCGGCCGATGCCGATCTCCTCCATCTTCTTGATCAGCGAGGCTTCGGTGAAGCGCGGCGGCGGCTCGGTGAAGTGCTGGTTCGCCTCGATCGCCTCGCGCGCGCAGGTCTCGCCCTCGGCCATCGGCGGCAGGCGATTGTCGTCGCCGTCCTCGTCATCGGCCTTCTGGTCGTCGCGGTGTTCGGTGTAGGCGGCAAAAAAGCCCTCGAAGGTGACGACCGAGCCCGTCGCGCGCAGTTCGGCGCGCTTGCCGTTGCCTTCGGCGAGGATGTCCACGGTCGTGCGTTCGAGCCGCGCCTGTTCCATCTGGCTGGCGATGCCGCGCTTCCAGATCAGATCGTAGAGCTTGAACTGTTCGTCGGTCAGCACGGAACGGATCGCATCGGGCGCCCGTGTGAAATCGGTCGGTCGCACCGCTTCGTGCGCTTCCTGCGCGTTCTTTGCCTTGGATGAATAGAAGCGGGGTTTTTCGGGCACGAACCTGCCGCCGAACCGCTCGCCGATCGCAGACCGGGCGCTGTCGATGGCCTCGGGCGCCATCTGCACGCCGTCGGTCCGCATGTAGGTGATCAGGCCGGCGGTCTCGCTGCCCAGATCGACGCCCTCGTAAAGCTTCTGGGCGATCTGCATCGTGCGCGCCGGCGCAAAGCCCAGTTTCGCCGAGGCGGCCTGCTGCAGCGTCGATGTGGTGAAGGGCGGCGGCGGATTGCGCTTGACCGGCTTGGCCTCGACGTTTGCGACCTTGAAGCTGGCCGCCTCCAGCATCGCCTTTATGGCGCCGGCCGTGTCGCCGTCCTTGACGCCCATCTTGGTCAGCTTCTTGCCGTCGAACCCGGTCAGCCGGGCGGTGAAGGACGCCTCGGCCGCCGTCTTCAGCTGCGCCAGGATGGACCAGTATTCCTCGGGCTTGAACTGCTCGATCTCGGTTTCGCGGTCGCAGACGAGACGCAGCGCGACCGACTGGACGCGGCCGGCCGAACGGGCGCCGGGCAGCTTGCGCCAGAGGACGGGCGACAGGGTGAAGCCGACCAGATAGTCGAGCGCCCGGCGCGCCAGATAGGCGTCGACCAGCGGGCCGTCGATGTCGCGCGGATGGGCGATGGCGTCGAGAACCGCGTTCTTCGTGATCGCGTTGAAGACGACGCGCTTGACCGGCTTGTCCTTCAGCGCCTTCTTCTTGTTGAGCACTTCCAGCACATGCCAGGAAATCGCCTCGCCCTCGCGATCGGGGTCGGTGGCGAGAATGAGCCCGTCGGCCGCCTTGACCGCCGAGGCGATCTCGTTCAGCCGCTTGTTGGAGGCGGTGTCGACCTGCCAGGACATGGCGAAGTCGTCCTCGGGCTTGACCGAGCCATCCTTGGCGGGCAGATCACGGACATGGCCGAACGAGGCCAGGACCTTGTAGCCCGACCCCAGATATTTGTTGATGGTTTTCGCCTTGGCTGGCGATTCGACGACAACGACTTCCATGAACGACCTGCAAACAGGCGCCTTCTGCACGGCGCGGCGGCACGGACATGGCCGCGCTGTGCCGTCCGGTCAAGGCCCGACCGGCGCATTTGTGCCCGTCCGCAGGTCATTGCGCGCCCTTCGGAGCACACCTTAAGCGTGCAGTTAATGGCGTGTTCGGCTTGAATTACAACCAGAGGTAACATAGTCTGCCATTGTTGCGACATGCTACGCGATGTCGTCGGGTGAGGAATGAGTCGTGTCAGATGTGACCAGTCCATCGCGGATGGACAATATCCGCTATATTCAGGCCATGCTTGGCGAATTGCGCACCATGGCCGAGGCCGAGCGCAGCGATCTCCTGACCTACATGATCGAGATGGCATATATCGAAGCCAGCGACATCGTGCGCGGCGAACGTCCGTTACGGGTCTCCGAGCAGAAGCGAAACTCGATTGCCTGAATGACGCTCGATGCGACCGGCAAGGTCGAGTTCGATGATGATCAGCGCCATCTGCGCCGGGCCGACACCGGCCTCCGCGATCAGATCGTCGACCGGCACAGGCGCGGGACCCAGAAGCGCGATCACGCGCTCTCGCGCATCGTCGCCGGGGGGTGGCTCGCCGGGTGAAGGCATGTCGATCGGTGGCGGAGGCGGCTGATAGAGGCCCGCCTCGGGGTCGAGCGGCGCGATCGCCTCGACGATGTCGTCGACCGAACGCACCAGCGTCGCGCCGTCGCGGATCAGCGTGTTGGTGCCGTGCGCGCGCGGATCGAGCGGCGAGCCCGGCACGGCAAGGACGAGCCGGCCCAGTTCGCCGGCCAGCCGTGCCGAGGTCAGCGAGCCGGATCGCGCGGCGGCCTCGACCACCACGAGCGCGATCGACAGCCCTGCTATGATCCGGTTTCGGCGCGGAAAGTCCTTTGAGCGCGGCTGCCAGCCGAACGGTTTTTCGGTGATCGAGCAGCTCGGCCCCCCGGTCTCGATTCGTTCGAGAAGCGGCACGTTCTCAGGCGGGTAGGGGCGGTCCGGGCCGCCGGCGAGCACGGCGATGGTTCCGGTCTCCAGCGCTGCTTCGTGCGCGGCCGCGTCGATGCCGCGCGCAAGGCCCGAGGCGACCGCGTAGCCGGCCTCTCCGAGACCGGCGGCGAGGCGCCGCGCCATCGTCAGCCCGGCCATCGAGGCGTTGCGCGAGCCGACGATCGCCACGCACGGCTGTCCCAGAACGGCGGCATCACCCTTGACCGTCACCAACGGCGGCGCCTGGTCGGACAGGCGCAGAAGCGGCGGATAGTCCGGCTCGCCGATGCCGATCAGGCGCGCCCCGTGCCGCGCGATCGCGGCCAGTTCGGCTTCGGCCTCGTCTTCGGAGGGGATGTGCGGATGACGCTGGCGCCCGCCGCGCGTTGCCAGCGTCGGCAGCATGGAAAGCGCGTTCTCGGCCGAGCCGCAATGGTTGATCAGGTCGCGGAAGGTCGCCGGGCCGACATTGTCCGTCCGCCAAAGGCGCAGCCAGGCGATCCGCTGCCTGTCGGACAGTTCGAACCGGATCGGGTCGGCTTCGGTATCGGCCTGCTCGCCTTCCGGCAATGCGTCTCCCCCGTCACCCCTTCTGGCCGATCCGGCTTTCGGTGCCGGCGCGCAGCCTTGCGATGTTCGTGCGATGCTTGAAGACCACAAGCGCCGTCAGCAGAACGTATAGCCAGCCGAGCGCGGTCTGGCCAACAAGGAACAGGGTCAGGGTCGTCACCGCGACGCCGACGAGCGCCGCAAGCGATGAATAGCGGGTGGCGAACGCGGTCACCAGCCAGCCGACCGCGAACGGCAGCAGCACGGTCCATGAATAGCCCAGCGAGATGCCGGCGAAGGTGGCAACGCCCTTGCCGCCGCGAAAGCCCAGCCAGACTGGGTAGAGATGGCCGACGAACGCGCCAAGGCCGGCCGCGAGCGCGGCCTCCAGGCCGAACGCCTTGCCGATCACGACGGGGACGAGCCCCTTGAGCGCGTCGAGCAGCAGCGTGAGAGCGGCCAGCCATTTGTTGCCGGTGCGCAGCACGTTGGTCGCGCCGATATTGCCCGATCCGATCGACCGGATATCGCCGAGCCCGGCCGCGCGCGTCAGCAGCAGGCCGAACGGGATCGACCCGCTCAGATAGCCGCCAGCGAGCGCGACGAGGATCGCAAAGATGCTCCAGTCCGTGGCCAGTTCCATGATCGCCTCCCGTGCCGACTATGCGGCAAACACGGTACGGCCGCCAACCACCGTGCGCACCGGCCTGCCCGAAAAGCGCGCCCCGTCGAACGGCGTGTTCTTGGACAGCGATTTCAGATCGGCCGGATCGAGCACGAAGGGCGCGTCGAGATCGACCAGCGCGAAATCGGCGGGCGCGCCGGGCGCGAGCGTGCCTGCATCCAGGCCAAGGCGCCGGGCCGGCGCCGTGCTCATCGCCTCGATCAGGCGCATGAGCGGCACCTCGTCCGAGTGGTAGAGGCGCAGCGCCGCGCTCAGCATCGTCTCGAGCCCGACCGCGCCGTCCTCGGCCTCGGCGAAGGGCAGGCGCTTGGTGTCCACGTCCTGCGGGTCGTGGTCGGAGCAGATGATGTCGAGCGTGCCGTCGCGCAGGGCCTCGACCATGGCGAGCCGGTCGTCCTCGTGGCGCAGCGGCGGCGCCAGCTTGAAGAACGTGCGGTACTCGCCGACATCGTTCTCGTTCAGCGACAGATGGTTGACCGACGCGCCGGCGGTGACATCGAGCCGTTCGCCCTTGGCCGCGCGGACAGCGTCGGCCGACATGGCGCAGGAGATCTTGGCGGCGTGATAGGCAGCGCCCGTCAGCCGCGCCAGGCGCAGATCGCGTTCGAGCGGCAAGAGTTCGGCCTCGCGCGGGATGCCGGGCAGACCGAGCAGGCTCGCGAAGAGCCCCTCGTTCATGACGCCGCGCCCGATCAGTTCGTCATCGGCGGTATGGTGGGCGATCACCGCGCCGAAATCGCGCGCGTACGTCATCGCGCGGCGCATCACGGCGGCGTTGGCGATCGTCGCGCGCCCGTCGGTGAACATGACCGCGCCCGCCGCCTTCAGATTGCCGATCTCGGTCATCTCGGCGCCGGCAAGCCCGACCGTGATCGCGGCCGCCGGATGGACGCGGACCGTGCCGGTCTCGCGCGCGGTGCGCAGCACGAACTCGACCAGCGCCACATCATCGATCACCGGATGGGTGTCGGGCATCATGACGATCGAGGTCACGCCGCCCGCAGCCGCCGCCTCGCAGGCCGAGGCGATCGTCTCGCGGTGCTCGCCGCCCGGTTCCTCGACATGCACCCGCATATCGACCAGGCCGGGGATCAGCGTCAGGCCGGCGCAATCGATGGTCGTCGCACCCTCCGGCATGCCCTGATTGCGCGCACCCGCGCCGCAGGCTGCGATCACGCCATCGGTGACGATCAGCGTACCGGTCTCGTCGATGCCGCGCGATGGATCGACGATGCGCGCGTTCTGGTAGACCTCGGTACCGGAAGCGGGGGCCATCATGTCGGCGTCTCCGGCTTGCGCGGGTCGAGCAGCGCTTCCATCACCGCCATGCGCACGGCCACGCCCATCTCGACCTGCTCCTCGATCACCGATTGCGGCCCGTCGGCGATCTCCGAGGCGATCTCGACGCCCCGGTTCATCGGCCCCGGATGCATGACCAGGCAATCGGGCCGGGCATGGGCGAGCGTCGGCGCATCGAGCCCGTAATGGCGGAAATATTCGCGCACCGAGGGCACGAACGCGCCGGCCTTGCGCTCGCGCTGCAGACGCAGCATCATGACCACATCGGCATCCCTGATCCCGTCGGCCATGCGCACATGGTGCTCGGCGCCCATCTCGGCGATGCCCACTGGCATCAGCGTCGACGGACCGACCGCGCGCACCCGTGCGCCCATCGTGTTCAGCAGGATGATGTTCGAGCGCGCCACGCGGCTGTGCAGGATGTCGCCGCAGATCGCCACCGTCAGCCCGTCGAGCCGACCCTTGTGGCGCCGGATCGTCAGCGCATCGAGCAGCGCCTGGGTGGGGTGTTCGTGCGCGCCGTCGCCGGCATTGATCACCGAGCAGGCGACCTTGCGCGCCAGAAGGGCGGCCGCGCCCGCCGCGCCATGCCGGATCACCAGAATGT
Proteins encoded in this region:
- a CDS encoding DUF3572 domain-containing protein produces the protein MQRQSDHQAAHGAAINADGSSIAIAALSWISADGEMISRFCALTGIEPGQMRQAASEPGFLAGVLEFLLAHEPTLMRFCDDNGIEPATVQRAHAELAGGAVPGPGDFV
- a CDS encoding response regulator — translated: MTKTVMIVEDNELNMKLFRDIIEASGYQTVRTRNGLEALDLARANRPDLILMDIQLPEVSGLEVTKWLKADDDLHPIPVIAVTAFAMKGDEERIRQGGCEGYISKPISVPKFIETIRSYLGDA
- a CDS encoding PleD family two-component system response regulator, which translates into the protein MTARILVVDDNQLNLDLLNARLTMEYYEVATALDGHQALEALARESFDIVLLDIMMPGIDGFEVCRRIKADPGTMDIPVVMVTALDQMEDRVRGLQAGADDFLTKPVNELQLLARVKSLTRLKMLTDELRLRAHTTRDIAIEELLRRHGTKPEARAEVLLIDERASVFERYSGILRGVANLHHVRDPQEGVLAAAEGGFECVIVSADFATFDPLRVIAQLRSLDRTRFLPIILSSDTENDTLIARALELGVNDFVVRPVDANEFVARLRTQVRRKAYHDGLRSNVAESIELAVTDGLTGLHNRRYLDTHLQSLVDRARKRGRPLSLLITDIDHFKAVNDTHGHDGGDEVLREFGRRLRGQVRGLDLVCRFGGEEFVIVMPDTSAVMAAEIAERLRLDVAETPFAVGADRSKIAVTASLGVATLDPSSAEDGAALIKKADLALYEAKNGGRNKVIAKAA
- the rpmG gene encoding 50S ribosomal protein L33, which produces MAKATTIKIKLQSTADTGFFYVTKKNSRTMTEKMVKRKYDPIAKKHVEFKEAKIK
- a CDS encoding NUDIX hydrolase, yielding MTQRPALRPADAASLILADMTGKDPLFLMGRRSGGHVFMAHNRVFPGGRVERSDSFARTPDALATADIERLADELGGRSRSRRAAAFGTCALREAHEETGLLLAGAALRTPIRYVARAITPPGQVRRYDTRFFLASVDRARLDYASTDGELADIGWYPLPREDDDAVHQITRVMMRLSHERLCADPALASDAPVPCFRVRNGRRIVEYPADGAFP
- a CDS encoding DUF983 domain-containing protein is translated as MSGTFRTQSFGGAGLEPRRPLFSAMWRGAKGRCPNCGEGALFRAYAKSVDRCGHCGEEILHHRADDLPAYLNVFIVGHIVVAGFLLVERVTDWPGWAHLALWIPVTIIMALALIPPIKGAVIGLQWANRMHGFGGETDDVADPDIDPRQHG
- the rnr gene encoding ribonuclease R; this translates as MSKAARPKGTPSREAIAAFVRDNPQKATKRDIARAFGLKGGARVALKHVLRELEEEGLIEKRGKRLATPGSLPPVMVLEVTGRDPDGGLLARPIEWDTERGAVPRIAIAPPKKGRAKVIVPGVGDRVLTRIGEQAEDGAYAGRVIKRLDRKKAAVLGVVRRTDKGGYRIEPTERKQSEMEVDKADLGGAKPGDLVEVETTRSGRHGLSKAKVLEVIGSLKSEKAVSMIAIHAHGIPHIFPDEVLAEAEAAKRPKLKPPREDWRDVPLITIDPETAKDHDDAVHGAPDDDPKNPGGHIVTVAIADVAHFVRPGSALDREAQKRGNSVYFPDRVVPMLPERISNDLCSLRENEDRPAMAVRMVFDASGRKTTHSFHRIMMRSHAKLSYEQAQQAIDGAPDETAAPVLDTILKPLWAAYRCLLKGRKDREPLELDIPEREIVLGEDGTVDKVVVPPRLDAHKLIEECMIQANVAAAETLEKKKQALVFRIHDAPALAKQEALREFLKTLDIPLARGAQLRPSAFNAILDRVEDTDHSPLVHGVVLRSQSQAEYSPDNIGHFGLNLKRYAHFTSPIRRYADLIVHRALIRALGLGDGGDELPEMELDQLREIAGLISSAERRAVNAERDTVDRLIAEHLDGRVGETFDARVSGMTGSGLFVTLDAYGADGFIPASKLGEDYYRHDEALHAMVGERTGQGYRLGDAVEVRLAEVQALAGAIRFDMESDPRDLGKTMKSRHKATRGQRSGRPARRSQRAGRGKGKR